The following coding sequences lie in one Enterococcus sp. 9E7_DIV0242 genomic window:
- the purE gene encoding 5-(carboxyamino)imidazole ribonucleotide mutase — MSTIVSVIMGSTSDWETMKHACDILEEFQIPYEKKVVSAHRTPDYMFTFAETARERGIKVIIAGAGGAAHLPGMVAAKTTLPVIGVPVQSKALNGLDSLLSIVQMPGGVPVATTAIGKAGATNAGLLAVQMLSMYDLEITEKLKERRESLEQIVMESSDDLE, encoded by the coding sequence ATGTCTACAATAGTATCTGTCATCATGGGGAGTACATCGGATTGGGAAACAATGAAGCATGCCTGTGATATTCTGGAAGAATTTCAGATTCCGTATGAAAAGAAAGTTGTATCGGCTCATCGCACCCCGGATTATATGTTTACCTTTGCAGAAACAGCCCGAGAACGTGGGATCAAAGTAATAATTGCCGGAGCAGGAGGTGCTGCTCATCTGCCTGGGATGGTGGCAGCGAAAACAACGCTGCCGGTTATTGGTGTTCCCGTACAATCCAAAGCATTGAATGGTTTGGATTCACTGTTGTCCATTGTTCAGATGCCAGGCGGTGTACCCGTTGCCACAACAGCAATTGGAAAAGCAGGTGCAACTAACGCCGGACTACTTGCAGTTCAGATGCTTTCCATGTATGATTTAGAGATAACGGAAAAATTAAAAGAGCGACGTGAATCTCTTGAACAAATCGTGATGGAAAGTAGTGATGACCTTGAATAA
- a CDS encoding hydrolase, with translation MDKLWIPEITTPLKQDIIQVPEVISQASGIKIFGKKIRSIIFTTDIAIIRNTNADAVIAVYPFTPHPAITKSIIEAADIPVFSGVGGGLTQGTRSVYMSLFAESQGSIGVVLNGPTPIETIKSVCEVVDIPVISTITSRYTPLDDKLEAGVTVINISAGKDTADTVKHFREKYPDLPIIATGGPTEASIQETIDAGANAVTYTPPTNGELFSKKMAKYREDEKNETN, from the coding sequence ATGGATAAATTATGGATACCGGAAATCACAACTCCACTGAAACAAGATATCATTCAAGTCCCAGAGGTAATCAGTCAGGCGAGCGGAATTAAAATATTTGGAAAAAAGATTCGTTCAATCATTTTTACGACTGATATAGCAATCATTCGGAATACGAATGCTGACGCAGTAATAGCTGTCTATCCATTTACTCCTCATCCTGCTATTACCAAAAGTATTATCGAAGCAGCCGATATTCCAGTCTTTTCTGGTGTTGGCGGAGGGCTTACGCAAGGAACTCGCTCGGTATATATGAGCCTATTTGCTGAATCACAAGGCTCGATTGGTGTTGTGTTGAATGGTCCAACGCCCATAGAGACGATCAAAAGCGTATGTGAAGTAGTTGATATCCCTGTTATTAGTACTATCACATCAAGATACACTCCGTTAGATGACAAATTGGAAGCGGGGGTTACTGTAATCAACATCAGTGCAGGGAAAGATACAGCGGATACAGTCAAGCATTTTAGAGAGAAGTACCCTGACTTACCAATTATTGCTACCGGAGGCCCGACAGAAGCCTCCATTCAAGAAACCATTGATGCCGGAGCGAATGCAGTAACATATACGCCTCCGACAAACGGTGAGCTATTCAGTAAGAAAATGGCGAAGTATCGTGAAGATGAGAAAAACGAGACAAATTAA
- a CDS encoding glycoside hydrolase family 73 protein produces the protein MTIKRRRKKRLPVFLLGLLILTGVFVFSFRTYFSNSTKENVETQDKKKVSKEEFIERIVPHAQELQASYGVLPSIIVGQGILESNWGQSTLASEYNNLFGIKAYGDQKKVKLQTEEYINEVWVTIEGDFRVYDTWEESMDDHTKLFVNGVDWNPRLYENVLLANDYKVAAEALQTAGYATDPDYADKVIHVIETYELYKYDY, from the coding sequence ATGACAATAAAAAGGCGTAGAAAAAAAAGGCTTCCTGTTTTTCTTTTAGGATTGCTGATACTCACCGGAGTTTTTGTATTTTCTTTCCGGACGTATTTCAGTAATAGTACAAAAGAAAATGTCGAGACGCAGGATAAGAAAAAAGTGTCTAAGGAAGAATTTATTGAACGGATTGTACCTCACGCCCAAGAACTGCAAGCTTCATATGGTGTTTTACCAAGCATTATTGTTGGTCAGGGAATCTTGGAATCCAATTGGGGACAGAGTACCTTGGCTTCTGAATATAACAATTTATTTGGCATAAAGGCTTATGGTGATCAAAAAAAAGTGAAATTGCAAACAGAGGAGTACATAAACGAAGTGTGGGTAACAATAGAAGGAGATTTCAGAGTCTACGATACTTGGGAAGAATCTATGGATGATCACACAAAACTGTTTGTAAATGGTGTCGATTGGAATCCTCGTTTATATGAAAATGTTCTTTTAGCAAATGACTACAAAGTAGCAGCTGAGGCATTACAAACAGCTGGCTATGCAACAGACCCAGATTATGCGGATAAGGTAATCCACGTGATTGAAACGTATGAGCTCTATAAATACGATTATTGA
- a CDS encoding xanthine phosphoribosyltransferase has protein sequence MKELVERIKKDGQVLGDGVLKVDSFVTHQVDAELMEKIGERFAEVFADQGITKVVTIEASGIAPALYAAQALKVPMIFARKAKSLTMAEELLTTSVYSFTKQVTSQISISKKFLSEGDTVLIIDDFLANGQAAKGLVELCQQAGATVSGIGILIEKSFQDGRALLEEMDLRVVSLARIASLENKTVEFLEEDA, from the coding sequence ATGAAAGAACTAGTAGAACGAATCAAAAAAGACGGACAGGTCCTTGGTGATGGTGTCTTGAAAGTCGACAGTTTTGTAACGCATCAGGTGGATGCAGAGCTGATGGAAAAAATAGGGGAACGATTTGCCGAAGTATTTGCTGATCAGGGGATCACGAAAGTTGTGACAATCGAGGCTTCCGGTATTGCTCCGGCGCTATATGCGGCCCAGGCATTGAAAGTGCCAATGATTTTTGCTCGTAAAGCAAAAAGCTTAACAATGGCAGAAGAGCTGCTGACTACTTCGGTATATTCTTTTACGAAACAAGTGACCAGTCAAATTTCTATTTCTAAAAAATTCTTATCTGAGGGAGACACTGTGTTGATCATTGATGATTTTCTTGCAAATGGTCAGGCAGCTAAAGGATTAGTCGAGTTATGCCAACAGGCAGGGGCTACAGTTTCCGGAATTGGTATTCTTATTGAAAAATCTTTTCAGGATGGTCGAGCGTTGCTGGAAGAGATGGATTTGAGAGTTGTTTCTTTAGCGAGGATTGCTTCACTAGAAAATAAGACAGTCGAATTTCTTGAGGAGGACGCGTAA
- a CDS encoding nucleobase:cation symporter-2 family protein, giving the protein MESSKQRTTEQNHPETSTAQSAVLGLQHLLAMYAGAVAVPLLIGTGLNFNTEQMTYLISIDIFMCGVATLLQLTVNKFFGIGLPVVLGCAIQAVAPLIMIGNDKGVGAIYGSIIAAGIFIVLISGVFSKIKVLFPPLITGTIITVIGLTLIPVAVEKMGGGLASTPTFGSVDNLLLAFTTIVLIVVIQVWGKGFIRSISVLVGLAGGTALAAVLGMVDLQPIGEATWFHFPQPFYFGTPTFDISSILLIIIISIVSMVESTGVYFALGDITGKHVGEQELKKGYRAEGLAVILGGIFNTFPYTGFSQNVGLVQLSGIKTRKPIYFSAFFLIILGLLPKVGAAAQIIPEPVLGGGMLVMFGMVAVQGMKMLAKVNFDNDKNLLIIAISIGFGLGFNMMPELFAKLPETITMFTGNGIVMSSITAIVLNFLFNGVKTENQESA; this is encoded by the coding sequence ATGGAAAGCAGTAAACAAAGGACTACTGAGCAAAATCATCCTGAAACATCAACGGCTCAAAGTGCTGTTTTGGGGCTGCAGCATCTACTGGCAATGTATGCCGGAGCTGTGGCAGTACCTTTGCTGATAGGAACGGGACTAAATTTCAATACAGAACAAATGACCTATCTGATTTCTATTGATATTTTTATGTGTGGTGTGGCTACATTGCTTCAGTTGACCGTCAATAAATTCTTTGGTATTGGTTTGCCGGTCGTTTTAGGTTGTGCGATTCAAGCTGTGGCACCATTGATTATGATTGGTAATGATAAAGGTGTAGGCGCGATTTATGGCTCCATCATCGCAGCGGGTATTTTTATCGTATTGATATCTGGTGTATTTTCCAAAATTAAGGTCCTGTTTCCCCCGTTGATTACAGGAACGATCATCACTGTGATCGGTCTAACGCTTATTCCCGTAGCCGTGGAAAAAATGGGTGGTGGCTTAGCTAGTACACCGACTTTTGGTTCAGTGGATAATCTATTGTTAGCTTTCACAACTATAGTGCTGATTGTGGTCATTCAGGTTTGGGGGAAAGGCTTCATTCGTTCGATTTCTGTATTAGTTGGTTTAGCAGGTGGGACAGCACTGGCTGCTGTTTTAGGAATGGTAGATCTTCAACCAATTGGCGAAGCAACATGGTTCCATTTCCCTCAACCATTTTATTTTGGGACGCCAACATTTGATATTTCATCTATTTTGCTGATCATCATTATTTCTATTGTCAGCATGGTGGAATCAACGGGTGTTTATTTTGCCTTAGGAGATATCACAGGAAAACATGTTGGTGAGCAAGAGCTGAAAAAAGGGTATCGTGCAGAAGGTCTAGCTGTTATTCTTGGCGGTATTTTCAACACATTCCCATATACTGGTTTTTCTCAAAATGTTGGATTGGTTCAGTTATCAGGGATAAAAACACGCAAACCAATTTATTTCTCGGCATTTTTCTTAATTATTTTGGGTTTGCTTCCCAAAGTCGGTGCTGCTGCTCAGATCATTCCTGAGCCAGTTTTAGGTGGTGGGATGCTGGTCATGTTCGGTATGGTGGCTGTTCAAGGAATGAAGATGTTAGCCAAAGTCAATTTTGACAATGATAAAAACTTATTGATTATTGCCATTTCTATCGGTTTTGGTTTAGGCTTCAACATGATGCCTGAGCTGTTTGCTAAATTACCCGAAACAATCACGATGTTTACTGGAAATGGAATCGTCATGAGTAGCATTACCGCAATTGTATTGAATTTTCTTTTTAATGGGGTAAAGACAGAGAACCAAGAGTCGGCTTAA
- the purK gene encoding 5-(carboxyamino)imidazole ribonucleotide synthase, which produces MMTLNKPVLPGQMIGIVGGGQLGKMMALSAKEMGFRIAVLDPSVDCPAAQVADWHLLAEYNDLEALEELANRSEVVTYEFENVDVDSLVHIQPLVDIPQGTDLLAITQDRLLEKSFLESNNIVIAPYATIVSPTDIQDAIDGIGYPCVLKTTRGGYDGKGQYVLYSPSDLAPSMNLLKEGTCVLEAWIPFEKEISVLVSGNGQGDIETFPVGENIHRNNILHETIVPARVDDEVIEEAQRIARLIAKEVNLAGTLAVEMFLTNNGGIYVNELAPRPHNSGHYTIEACTFSQFDTHIRGICGWSIPTIELLSDAVMVNIMGDEIFETMDFVTEKMNWHFHYYGKTEAKPARKMGHITILTDDIFDTLEEIYQTSIWD; this is translated from the coding sequence GTGATGACCTTGAATAAGCCTGTATTACCGGGCCAGATGATTGGAATTGTCGGTGGCGGACAATTGGGGAAAATGATGGCATTGAGTGCTAAAGAAATGGGCTTTCGAATTGCTGTATTGGACCCTAGTGTTGACTGTCCTGCTGCACAAGTAGCAGACTGGCATTTATTGGCTGAATATAATGATTTAGAGGCTTTGGAAGAACTGGCGAACAGATCTGAGGTTGTGACGTATGAGTTTGAAAATGTTGATGTTGATAGCTTGGTACACATCCAGCCCTTAGTGGATATTCCACAGGGAACCGATTTATTGGCGATCACTCAAGATCGATTGCTGGAAAAAAGCTTTTTAGAATCTAATAATATCGTGATCGCACCCTATGCAACAATCGTCAGTCCAACAGATATTCAAGATGCTATTGATGGTATCGGCTATCCATGTGTATTGAAAACAACACGTGGCGGATATGATGGGAAAGGGCAGTACGTTCTGTATAGCCCATCTGATTTAGCTCCATCAATGAATCTATTAAAAGAAGGAACTTGTGTTTTAGAAGCGTGGATTCCCTTTGAAAAAGAGATTTCAGTTTTGGTTTCAGGGAACGGTCAGGGTGATATTGAGACATTCCCTGTAGGGGAAAACATCCATAGAAATAATATTCTTCATGAAACGATTGTACCAGCAAGAGTTGACGATGAAGTGATCGAAGAGGCACAACGAATTGCTCGTTTGATTGCCAAAGAAGTCAATCTAGCTGGGACTCTTGCTGTAGAAATGTTTTTAACGAACAATGGCGGCATCTACGTAAATGAACTAGCTCCAAGACCTCACAATTCAGGTCATTACACGATCGAGGCTTGTACTTTCAGCCAGTTTGATACACATATTCGTGGTATTTGCGGTTGGTCGATTCCAACAATTGAGCTGCTTTCAGATGCGGTAATGGTCAATATCATGGGAGACGAAATTTTTGAAACGATGGATTTCGTTACGGAGAAAATGAACTGGCACTTCCACTATTATGGGAAAACAGAAGCAAAGCCAGCAAGAAAAATGGGGCATATCACCATTTTAACGGATGATATATTCGATACATTAGAAGAAATTTATCAAACCAGTATTTGGGATTAG